In Puntigrus tetrazona isolate hp1 chromosome 7, ASM1883169v1, whole genome shotgun sequence, the following are encoded in one genomic region:
- the trmt10b gene encoding tRNA methyltransferase 10 homolog B: MYCFRRLAITLGVLFYFAGHYLQQRNVELAFASLDSVSSSSYPRNTHSPHSYSYNVLLYASSPLHTMEEESRSRAEVEVSLDLLELLRIDVEHEPACDREETTCSKNVMRKQRNWERRLEAKRSRRREEKQRKKFNKADKDANEPQLSKRVIKAMTKERLEEARGAGPGLCVDLSMTDRLSAKEVSRLACQIRRLYGCNKKASRPFRVFLTELKEDSLLHGECVRMNDGFRNYLIDVTEESWFHLFPSEDVIYLTPDSNEALESVEEDKVYILGGLVDETIQKKISYTRAKELGVRTARLPIDEYMVKRPNSKNFHSKVLAINQVFEILLTFRDTKDWTKALAAGIPPGKGYMVPSSVDTHRLMSP; encoded by the exons ATGTATTGTTTTAGACGTTTAGCCATTACTCTTGGCGTCCTCTTTTATTTTGCCGGACATTATCTTCAGCAGCGTAACGTCGAACTCGCTTTCGCTTCGTTGGACTCTGTCTCCTCGTCTTCATATCCTCGAAACACACACAGCCcgcattcatattcatataacGTCTTATTGTACGCGTCCAGCCCGCTTCACACAATGGAAGAAGAGAGCCGCAGCCGCGCGGAAGTCGAAGTCAGCTTAGATTTGCTGGAGCTGCTGCGCATCGACGTCGAGCACGAGCCCGCGTGCGACCGAGAGGAGACCACGTGCTCC AAGAACGTCATGCGCAAGCAGCGGAACTGGGAGAGAAGACTGGAGGCCAAGAGAAgcaggagaagagaggagaaacaaagaaagaagttCAACAAGGCCGATAAAG ATGCGAATGAGCCGCAGCTCAGTAAACGTGTCATTAAAGCGATGACCAAAGAGAGACTGGAGGAGGCCAGAGGAGCAGGACCCGGCCTGTGTGTCGATCTCAGCATGACGGACCGCCTGTCTGCCAAA GAAGTTAGCCGTCTTGCGTGTCAGATCAGGCGCCTCTACGGATGCAACAAGAAAGCCTCGCGGCCTTTCCGCGTGTTTCTGACGGAGTTAAAGGAGGACAGTCTACTACACGGAGAATGTGTTCGGATGAACGACGGCTTCCGGAATTATTTG ATTGATGTGACCGAGGAGAGCTGGTTTCATCTCTTTCCCTCTGAAGATGTGATATATTTAACCCCGGACTCAAATGAAG CTTTAGAGTCCGTGGAGGAAGATAAAGTCTACATCCTCGGAGGTTTAGTGGATGAAACCATACAGAAG AAAATAAGCTACACGAGGGCAAAAGAGCTGGGCGTTCGCACGGCGCGGCTGCCGATCGATGAGTACATGGTGAAGAGACCAAACTCCAAAAACTTCCACTCCAAAGTCCTCGCCATCAATCAAG TGTTTGAAATCCTTCTGACGTTTCGGGACACCAAAGACTGGACCAAAGCGCTCGCTGCTGGAATACCTCCAGGAAAGGGTTACATGGTGCCATCATCTGTAGACACGCACCGGCTTATGAGCCCTTGA
- the cxcl19 gene encoding C-X-C motif chemokine 19, with protein sequence MNAFLMLTVIGAGLVLSDAVQPLGAGYNSRCVCLRLESRIIPQESLRRVEILPRGPHCKTTEVIADLSSGERICLNPKTTWVKKLILFVERKERVTKKE encoded by the exons ATGAACGCCTTCCTGATGCTCACCGTTATTGGAGCCGGCCTCGTTCTGTCCGATG CCGTGCAGCCTCTAGGCGCGGGATACAACAGCCGCTGCGTGTGTCTGAGGCTGGAGTCCAGGATCATCCCTCAGGAGAGCCTGCGGCGCGTCGAGATCCTTCCCAGAGGCCCGCACTGCAAGACCACCGAGGTCAT TGCTGATTTGTCGAGTGGAGAGAGGATCTGCCTGAACCCCAAAACAACATGGGTTAAAAAACTCATTCTGTTCGTCGAGAGAAAGGAGCGCGTGACCAAGAAAGAGTAG